Below is a window of Agathobacter rectalis ATCC 33656 DNA.
TAAAATGCCCCTTTACTTACGTATTTCGTTATTTTGTATTTTAACGCACTTTTTCAAACAATTCTATCATTATATCCATGACATTTTTACACTATTTCTACTTTATGCATGATTTTAGATTAATAACATTTTATTTTTTTGACTTTATTCCCTAAAACACTGCGTTCATTATCAATCTTTGAAATCTCACTTTTGTGCCGAAAATTCGAGTGCCTTTTGTTCATTTTCTGCTGTCATTGCATCCACATAATCCTGAGGATTCCAGACTTCATCTAATATATCCTCCGGGAACTTTTTACGAATATCATCAGAGTATTGGCTGCCATCTCCCGGCTCCCAATATTCAGATAGTTCATATCCATTCTCTGTCACATTGAAAGTTAGGGCAACAGGACCACAACCTCCACCGACACTTTCAATCCCTTCTTCGGACAAATTATATTCCTCATAAAGAGTGAGAACATATACGGTCAATGTCTCATTCTCCTCAGAGTTTGCAGCCCCACCGGCTTCTGTAGCCAATACAGTATGGCTTTCGCAGGCAAAAACACCTTTGTAGTATCTATCGCTGTTATGTTCCATGATTGCATTATGGATTGCTGTATCAACATTGGTTTCGTTAATCGATTCTGTTCTGGTTTCCCCGGCACAGATGCGTTGTAAATAGCTGATAAAGTCAGAGTCAGTTATTCGGTAATACACATTCTCATACAGAATTGCTGCTTGATTTCCGTTGGAATCAAAACCGCTGAATGTGATTCTGTCGTTTTCCTTGGTATCCACATGAAGGGAATAGAAAGGTGTATGACCTTGCAAAGATTGGTCTTTGTGACCAATCTTTAAGTTTTTAATACGACTGCTCAACTCGTCAATTTCCGCTGCGGATAATTGGAATGTGGTCGGTCCGATATTTGTTCTAAAGTCCATGGTGCTTGCTTTGGAAATTTGAACAGAATCAAGTTTCACTGGGAATGAACTCGGATTTGTCAGGAAACATACCCCAAGAACAATACTTGAAACCACAGCAATAGCAACAATCCAAAATGCAGGTTTCTTGTAATTCAGCACATTTTTCACCCTTTCTTTGACGCCAACCTCTCCAAAGGCAAGTGGACAAACCATAACTGTTCTTCTATTCACGCTACAAGAAAGCAGAGCTTCTGAATAAGAAATAGACTCGTTTTGATTCAGTCCACGAATAACTTTTTCATCGCAGGCAAGTTCAATATCTCGGCAAAGTAAAATATACGCAATCCATACAAGAGGATTGAACCAATGGATTGCCAACACTAAATACCCCAACGGTTTCCACCAATGGTCACAGCGTTTCAGATGAGCATTCTCATGGGCAATAATATAGGGCAACTGTGCTTCATCTGTCCCGGAGGGAATGTAGATGCTCGGTTTGAAGAAACCAAGAATAAAAGGTGTTTGTATATCGTCACAAATCCAAATGTTGTCCCGCACAGAAAGGGATGCACCGACTTTCTTTTGCAAGCGGAAATAGCTGACGGCAGCATAAACGAGCATGGCTATGATGCCTATTGCCCATCCGATTGCCAGCACAGGAATCAAAAGCTGAAGTGGATTTGCGCTTGCAATTGGCTCTGGAGCAAAGGTGTCCGTAATAATTGGATTCACTACCTTGTCGATAGAGCTTACGCCTGTGGAGATTTCTGGTGTCCAGTCCATCATGATTTCAGGACTGATGGTCTCGGCACTTGGAATCAAGCTCAATGCGCTTTCAAAACTGAATGGGCAAATCAATCGAAAAGCTACGATACCCCACAGTAGGACATTGATCCACTTAGGTGCCTTTTTCAAAACCACACGCAAAAGTACGACCGCAAGGATCAGCCAAGATGCGGCGATACTCATATTTACAATTTTCAAAAAGAATGAACTCATAGATTACTCCTTTCCGGCGGCTGCATCAATCATGCGTCGAATCTCCGCAGCTTCCTGTTGAGAAATACCCTTCCTTTGTGTAAAAGCCGCAATGAAAGCAGGAAGGGAACCTTCAAAGGTTTCGTCAACGAACTGCTCGCTCTGAACGGCATAGAAATCATTTTTAGACAGAACAGAGGAAACGATGCCACCATTATTCTGGAAGATACCACGCTCACAAAGCTTGCGTAATATCGTATAGGTGGTGGAGCGATTCCAGTTCAGTTCTTTTTCACAGAGCTTTACCAATTCTCTGGAGTGCAAAGGCTCATTCGCCCAAATAATATCGGCAAAGTGGGATTCCACTACGCCCATCTTCATCTCAGCCATAAAGATTTCTCCTTTCAGTTTATCGCTAATAAACTAATTATAGTTTACTCCCGATAAACTGAAATGTCAATAGGAAACAGCCATTACTCTCACAGGTTTCATAAAGTTTTGGGAAGAGAATCCGCTGTCGCCACGAAGATAAGTTTTAATGCTCCTTTCCAGGTATTCTTGAAAAATAGATTCCATAAATTTATCAAAAAAATCCGCTATACTTTGTTTTAAAGTATAGCGGATTTTAGTTATTTTACGATCTGAAAGCTTCTAGTAATAGGAGCTGCCTGATAATTGCCACCAATTGTAACTACTGTGACTACATATCTGCCCGGCTCTGTAGGAGCCTTTGTGCTTGAATATGGCTTCCACTTGCTTGTAAAGCCACTGTATAGATAATGCACATTGCTCTGGCTGATTGAGACATCACCATCATATGATAGCGTTGCTCCAAAATCAAAGGATGCTACATCTGAGGCTTTAAGCTTCCCATTTGTAAAGCTCTGATTCCAACTAAGCTTAGTTCCTTTTGAATGCATCTTGACAAGTAAAGCACCAACTCCAACACCTGTCTCATAATTCTTGTTATCGGTAACCGCTGTCACCGTATAAAGACCGGCACGGTTTGGAGTACCAAATGACACTCTCACTGTGTCTGCAACAGAAGGAAGCTTATTTATTATCTCAAGAATCTGTCCAACTGTACCCATATCTATATGAAGCTTCTTCAACGTGTCAAGCAGCTCCTGTGTGCTGAAAAGTTTTCTAAGCTCTCCGACTGTCATACCGTCCTGCATCATCTGTGTAAAGGACTTTCCATATAGCTTTGAAACAACCGGATCTATAAGCTTAAGTACTGTGCTGTTTGTATACTTCTCAGGCATCTGAAGATAAATGCCTGCATTTACATTGCTTGTAAGACCGGCATAGATTGTATATACATCAAACCTGTCTGAAGGATTTGTTGTAACAAAATCCTGTGGTAGTGCATCTCCGGCATAAATGTTTGTTGACTTTACTTTAACATTTACCTTTGCCTTATTAACGGTCACACTAGTCTCTGCTGATGCTGATGGACGATACTCGGCATTGCCTTTATATGTTATACGGATTTGCTGCTCTCCTGCACCCATCTGCAGATAAGTAAGTAAATTAACCTTTCCGCCTTCTATCGGAGCCCACTGCCTGGTGACTCCCTCAACTCCGGCTACATCATCAACACCATAGTATTCCATTGTAAAATCATCAACACTTAACGTATCCTTTGCAGGCAATGTACTGTTGTCCCAATCAATTACCTGATCAAATATTGACTGTTTCATAACGGCAGTGTCCATATTGTATGAAAAAGATACTCCCTCCCTGCATACAACGGCCGCTGCTATACGGTTATCGGCTGTAGTCACATTTACCTGTGTCTGTGTACCTTTATAGTTCTTATTTCCATCCCACTTTATGCGGATAGTCCACTCTCCCGGACCAAATTTTTTAAATGCTGCAGTCCAGTTTGTAGAATTAAGTGGCTGCCAGTTTGGTATTATATCTGTTCCGGCATTGTACTCCATTGCCACATCATCATATGTAAGCCCTGCCGGATTTGTCTTTGCTATCACAGCATCATAAATTGCTCTTGCTGTAGCATCAAAATCATATGACTGATCCGCGTTAAAAGCCATGCTCACTTCATACGGAGCATCCTTTAAAACAAATGATGATTCATACTTGTAAGCTCTGTGGAGTGTAACAACCTCATCGCTTCCCTTAAGTCTGAATTTGAAATCTCCTTCACCGTTTTCTAAAAATGCTGGATGATTATATTCTGTTGTTACAGTATTCCAAAGTATTTTTTTCGTTGTTGTGCTCGTAAAGCCCTCTAAGCTTCCGAATGCTGTATTTTTCTGTAATTTAGTCTTATCCTTGCCCTCGCACTCGTACTCCCAATCAAGGTTTTTTACATCAACTTCGTCTGCGTTTACAACAAGCGCTTTTGCTATTGCCGCTTTAGCAGTCTCAATATCTGCACCCTGCGGAATAACTGCTGTTCCATTCTGAAGCTGTACTGTCACCTTCTGTGACTCATCTGTCAATAATGCACTGCCGCTGTCAACAGACTCATAAGCCACATCTGCTGCAAATATGACCTGCGTTGCAAGTGGTTCTATCGCTTTTATTTACTTATATTACTGCACACTCAGATAGCTTGTCACACAATAAAGTGTCTGTCCATTATATTCCACGCGTGACCAGCCAAACTCCTCATTGATTCCGGTTCTGGTGACGGTTTCCCCATTTTTTATCGTTGCAACAACTGTAGCATCCGGATTTGTGACACTTGGAAGTGCACGCAGATTAACCTCTATTTTTGCAGTGACAGTATCATTACACTCCTTGAACTTTGTCTTCAGTCCGTCTCCGCTGCCACTTCCGTCCTGCCCGGGAACTACATAGTTCATATCTGTTGTGAGGTAGTTTGAAATGGCATAATATGTCTGTCCATTATATTCGACACGTGACCATCCACTGTCACTGACGCCTGTTCTTGTTGCTGTATCACCGTTATTCAGCGTTACCTTAATTGTGCTGTCATTGCCCTGACTTGGAATATCCCTCAGATTGACGCTCTCCTTGGCAGTTACGGTCTCATTTACATCCGAAAACTTCATATTTGCTTCCGGATCAGCTGTTGCATCGTCAGCCGCATCCCCATTTTTTGCAGACTCTGTTTCATCAAAACCAAAGTATGCCACATTCAAATCTACCGGCTTATCAATCCCTGACACCTTTCCCTTATTGGTATACTGCCACATGGCATGTGTGCCCTCATAAGATGACTGTGGTGTTTCCGGGTAAGCTGTGTCCGGATATTGTGACACCCAGATTTTGTACCTGCTCTCAAGTGTTTTAGTATCCCACTGGCTGTTTGCCGACAACTCATTCATTGCAGCGTAAAACATAGGTGTATATCCTTTATTATATATTTCCTGCAAAAATGCCTCAGCTACTTTGGTGCGTGCCTCTGATGACATGCCATACTGTCTGCTGGCTGAGTCTGTGAAGCCCTCGCAGTCAAATGCCACCGGATATGTAATCTGATATTTTGAGATGTAGTCTGCTACCCAGTCTGCCTCCTCAATGGCTTCTGTTTCATTTACTGCTGATGAAAAGAAATATACCCCGACCTTTATGCCATTTTTCTGCGCCTCCTGCATGTTGTATCTTGCATTTGTATCAACACACATCTCGCCTGTTTTCTGGGTTCTGTAGCCCACACGTATCATTGCAAAATCAATTCCGCCTGCGGCAACCTTGTCCCACTTTATAGTGCCCTGATATTTAGATACATCAATTCCGAAGGTCAGGTTACTGTTTTCCGCAACAGAGCTTGCAGACAGTATCTGTGTCTCATCCGCAGAAGCCCCATCATCAGATGTCACACTCATTGAGCCGGCATTGTCTCCCGTATGCTGCGGGTCTTCCTTGTCTGAACTATCCTCTGTGGCTGTTTCCGTCATCTGTGACGAGCCCTTAGCCTCGTTTTTTGCTGACTTAATCACAAAAAATGTGGCAACTGCAGCCAGTGCAGCTACTATCGCAACAATTATAAATATTTCTATTATCTTTCTTTTATCGTTCATAGCTTTTCCTCTTCATTATTTATATATGTCACCATGTACAGGCAATCTGCTTTTATGCAACAAAATATATCATATAATCCTGTAATTTTCAAATATTTGTCTTTTTTCAGAAAATATTAAAAATCCGCTATACTCACCTATCGTATAGCGGATTAATATAACACTATTTAATTTTCAGTCTTTTCACCGTTTTTGTCCGTATCCGCATTTACAACGAGATTTACTCCATCAAGTCCGGTTACATTTACGTTGCGATTTACCTTTGCGTCATATGAATCAGCGTTGATAATCTCAGATAAATCAATACCTGTTGCCTCTTTCATACTCTCAAATACCTTTGCCATTACAACCGGTACATTTCCGGCAACCTTGCCTACACCATTTTCGCCATCACCGCCACCGATAATAGTAATCTTGTCGATTTGTCCAAGTGGCTCTGCAACCTTGGCTGCGATATCAGGCAGCACCTTAATCATCATCTCTGCAACGGCTGCCTTATTGTACTTGGCATATGCCTCTGCCTTTTTCTCCATAGCCTCAGCCTCTGCAATACCCTTTGCCTGGATAGCTGATGCTTCTGCCTCTCCGACTGCACGGATACCGGCAGCTTCCTGCTCCTTGGCATATCTCATGGCTTCTGCCTCTGCTTTCTGTGCCTCCGCCTGACGCTGTGCCTCGAACTGTCTTGCCTCAGCTTCCTTCTGACGCTGGTAGAGCTGTGCCTCTGCTTGCTGCTGTGCCGCGTATTTATTGGCTTCAGCCTTTTTCTTGACCTCTGCCTCAAGAGACTGCTCTGTTACTGCAACCTCTTTCTGCTTTAACTCAATCTCTCGCTCCTGCTTTGCAATATCAGCGTTTGCTGTGGCAACCTCAATGGTCTTACGCTGCTCCTCCTTCTGAATATCGTAAGCCGCATCCGCCATAGCCTTCTTTGTATCAGCCTCCATCTGAAGTTCTGATTTCTTGATAGCGAGCTCATTCTGTTTCTTGGCAATCTCTGTCTGTGCTGCAACCGCTGCATCATTTGACTCTTTGTCAGCCGAAGCCTGAGCTACCTTGATGTCTCTCTCACTCTCTGCCCTTGCGATGGCGGCGGCCTTTTTAATCTTTACGATATTGTCGATACCAAGATTCTCTATTACCTCGTTGCCATCCACAAAATTCTGCACATTAAAGCTGATGATATCAAGTCCCATTGCCGCAAGATCAGGCTCTGCATTCTCTTTTACCAGATTGGCAAACTTCTGACGGTCTGAGACCATCTCTTCAAGCTTCATTTTTCCAACAATCTCACGTACATTACCCTCGAGAACCTCTCTGGCAACACCAGCAATATACTCTGTGTTTTTGTTAAGGAAATTCTCAGCCGCAAGGCGTAGCTTTTCAGGATTATTACTGATCTTTACGTTTACCGTAGCATCGACGTTGATATTGATATAATCTGCTGTCGGTACTGCATTGCTCGTCTTTACATCGATAGGTATCAGTCTGAGATTCAGCTTATCAAGACGCTCAAAAAACGGAATACGTATGCTCGCCTTTCCGATAACTACCTTTGACTTTTTCTTCACACCTGAAATGATATACGCCATATCAGGCGGTGCCTTCACGTATCCGATTGCCATAAACAACAGGATAACAAGAACAACAACTGTAACAATAATTCCAATGATACTAATGTCCTGCATAACTTTCTCCTCTCTTTAGTATGCTTTTTATTAATAATTTAACAATATCATTTTATTATAAATATATTGTTTTGTCACTCTAAATATTAAAAAAATAATATACCACTGTGCATTTGTTCTGATTATGGTATAAGCGATGCAAACATAAAATTTAGAAATTACAGATATCTTCTTAATCAGCAGGCATTACTTATTCATCAATTTTATTTTGTAATCATCATCCCTTGTATTTCTCCTGTATTTTTATCAAAACTTATATTTTTCGCTTTCCCATAATCTTCCATTTCCAGCTTCTATAGAAAACGCATATATTATTGCGCTCCCATTAAATGGTCCTGTAAATATACAAAAATTTCTTTCATCTATTACGTATGTATACCAATTTCCATTTTGTTCAAAATATCCACACTGATTTGGCTTTTCGATAAATTCTCCAAAATGGAAATCTCTATACTTTTCCTTCATGTTCTGCAGCCTCAATAATTTCATTATCAAATTGCATTTGATATTACCAAATATCAATTCTAGATACTTCAAACTGCATACACATCCGCTTTGACATATCTTTTTGAATCTTGTCTTCATCAATTATCACCTATTCAATTTCTATTGGCTTTCTACATTCTCCTACTATACAATCAAGCATTTCATCAACTGAACCACCCAAAAATAATAATAGCCCATCTGTAAAACAATAAAACGATTCTGTTAATGTCATTAGTACTAATAAATTCTTTCTACAAGCTTCTCCAATTGGATATACTGTTTCATTTATATCATATTCAGCTAAACACTCTTTAAAATATGAACCATCAAGATTACATCCAATTGCTTTGATTGCATTAAACGAAACATCAAAATAGCACTTATCTCTAGGATTTATATTTAACATGCCATATTCTTTTAAGAATTTATCTACAACTTCTGGATATTCTAATCCAATTTCATCATATTTCTTTCGGATCAAATCAGTATTAATTTTTCGTTGTTCTTTCCAACCTGAATCAATCTATTTTTTGTAATATTATTCATACACATTAATTTTCCTATTTATTTAATTTAATATTGTCAACAGGAATTAATATCCCTTTACAACCACGATACTTCCCAGTGGTAAAAATTCAGTTTTCTCATTAATCACTCTTCACCTCACATTTTATTCCCGATTTAATATCGTTTTCTTTGTTATTTCTTTCTACATTACATTATACACTATGGTGGTCACACAGCAGTCACACCGGAAAAATTTCTCTACTTTTTTCATTTTTTGCGAAAAAAATCCCTCAGAGCTGTTTGTGCCCTGAGGATTGGTTTTTGCTTTTGCTTCAAAGCTTTCGCAATATTCTGTTGCTAGGAGTGCGTTACATCAGCATATTCATTTTGCAATATTTGTTCGTATACCCAGCTCGGCAAAATTTCGCTAGTGTCTATTAATTAACATCATGGATTCTTAATTGCTTCGCAACAGCTATGATGGATAATTAATAGACATGCAGAGGCTATAGGTTGTTGGGAGTCCGAAAGTATAACCCTAATAAATCCTATAACTCATCCTATATGGCCGCATGCCTATGTATCATATCTGCCTCTACGCTTTTTCTCAAGTATTATAGAAGATATTTCTAATGTACGATTTTAACATCAATTAATTCCCCATTTTCTGTATCAACATTAAACTTTCTTCCCCAAAAATCAGTTGCATATAATTTCCCATCTATAACTTGAATTGCAATATATGGAATTTGCTCTTTACTAACAATATTAGATGGTAATTTATTACTTATTTGCCAACACATTATACCTTGTTCATCATAACACAAAATATTATTTAATTCGTCAACTCCTAATTCCACACGTGGAATCTTTAGTAAAACAATATATTTTCCATTTATTTTTTCAATTTTCTTAATTGGATATTTAACAATAATTTTTGTATGACCAATAGTTAAAGTATTACCTTCCACAATTATTCCATTCATTCTTTTACCTCCAGTCTTCAATTTTTCCAAGTTCAGTAAAATCACCAATCCATTGCTGTTGCAAATCTATTTGTATTCCGCCACCATCATATCCAAAATTAGGTCCAACTTCACCTAAACGTATTGTATCTCCTGCCTTTAATTCTACTTCACCAATAAATATAGGTTCATACTCTAATGCAAATTCAGCTTGAATTTCTTTGGGTGTAAGTCCTTTGATATCCTCAGCTCTCATAACCCATCCACCCTCTAAATTAGAATTTACACCATCGTACACTCGAACAAATTTTGTATCTTCCGTCAGTGTTATATTTTGTACAACCGTTTTTTCTTTATAAGGTGATTTATAACCTCTTGCTTCCCACAAATCATTGACACTTTCTGCCGATTGATATTGATTTATCTTAACTTTATCTTTTAAACTACCTAATTGGTCATCTAAATATTCATATCCGTTTTTACTTGTTTTACCACTCTGGTATCGGAAACGGTTCTCTACTCTTTCCTCACAGCTTATGGTATTACCAAACACATTATATTTATAATGGTAATAAGTCCTGGCATTCTCACTGTCGGAGCTGATCAGTCACAGTCCATGAATGTAGCGAATGACGTTGCCACTGTAGTCCTTCTCTGCTACGACTTCCCTGTTTTCATTATAGAGGAACTGCTAACCTGCCATTTTACTATTTTAATGGGACATGAACATTTCTAATAACCTTGAGTTCATTTTCCCCTACATTTGACGTCCCAAAAAATTCAAAATAAACATAGGCTGTATTGGGAATAAATTCCATATCTGCCAAAGTAATCTGATTCAACCTCTCTGAACTGTCTTGTTCCATCGAAGCTTCTCCATTCAGTCAGATTATTTGCACAATTTGTATTTGTTTTCGAATTTAGCAATAAATCATCTGACATTCTTCCCATGGATTAATATGCTCGTGAAGAATTATCCGCATTCTGAATAAGAATTTAAAATTATAACCAACCGCGTGTTTGCAGATATTTATCTGGAATTCTTAATTCAAGTTCCTCAACAATTCGTCGTATATAAGCTTCCATATCTGTATTTGAATAGCAATTGTGTGTATTCATTACGCTTATTAATCTTCCATTTCCAACTTCTATAGAAAACCCTATAATATCAAGTTCATAAGTGAAAACAACGTAAAAATAATCATAAGCAAAAAAACCTATTTTAAACGACCAATGCCCTGCTTCTTCCACCACATCATAATATTCTATACCTCTAATTTTATTACCAAATATTTTTTTTATTTTTTTACCCGTATCGATTCTAATATCATTAAAATTATTTTGTTGCATACCAAAAATCTCCTTTTTTTTCTAATGCAAAATACCCATGTTTTTCTTGCAAATAATCCCATTCCCATTTCAATGCGCATTCACCATATGCCTCTGGATTATGTGAAAATCGTATCTCTTTACCTGCGTTTATGGCATCATCTAATGCAGGTTTGTTAAAATAGTCAAACATATTTTGACCTGCTACGTCTAAACCATATGTATCCGTAATTTTATCCCACTCCGTTCCCAGACTAAAATATGTTGTATCTCCTGCCTTAACAGTATATGCACCTGGACCTGGAATTGAAAAATCTTTAGTACCATCTGCCCTTATAGTTGGTTCATACTTTCCTAAGGTCATCGTATCCGAATCTATATTATGCACACTATCAACTCGATATTTTTTATACTCTGCTAGTGGTATTTTCCCATCAACTTTCCCATCTATTATATTTAAACCATTAATAGTTTTACTACCACTCTGGTCTCATCCCCAGCTCCTCTTATGTTCACCCCACTTTCTGATATCACATCTTCCGCTAAATTTCCAGCTCCCTCGGTTACTCCATCAATCCCTTTTGGGGCTTTCGCCAGCTTGTTCGCCTCTGCTTCAATTCCATTCAGCCCTTTTGCTGTCATTCCACTCGCAACCATACCGGCAACCATTCCTGCTGTATCATTTCCTGTCACATCTGTGGTTATCTTCTGCGCACCGGCTCCGGCTCCCATTGAGATGCCTTCTTTGGCAACTATAGAATCACAAATAGAAGAATTGCAGGAAAAACTAAAAAATATGTAATTGGATCCTATATTGACCGCTGTGCTTTTATTCCTTCCGATCAGCCACTCATAAAGACTGAATCGAACAGCTTGCTGTGCCCTTTATAAAAAGACTTCAACGCAAGCTGTTCTCCAGATTCTACTCCATCCTTGTCAGATGGAATATGACTTTTTATTATGCATGATATCGTATGTCTTTCGCCATCCGGTACAAATTCGACTTTTATACAAAATCTTCCATCTACATCGAGACAAAGCCTATCCATCACGCCCATGTTCTGTGCTGTATATTTAATTGTTTTTCCATCTATGCATATTTCTATATCTCCCAGTGGCGTGGTCATTCAATTCTCCCATATCTAACATTTAAGAGAAATGTCCAGAATTATTACATCTTTGAAATTTCTATTGTTGGTTCCCATTCGGTTACAATATCAATATTGTAATTCTGAGTAATCACTACATAATGTTTTAAATTTAAAGCCTCTCCATAACCATCAGAAATTTGATTTATTTGTTCTGAAAATTCACCATCTTGTACTTCATAAATTATATTCCGAAAATCATTATCCTTATATTTCCGTATTTCATTTTCAGAATAAAGGTTACTTTGCACAATTCCTTCATCTAGCATACGTACTGCTTGAACCATACCGAAATTAATCATTACGCATGTTTGACTACTTGACAGTTTTATAGTTAGCCCTTGTTTCTCACCATTTATTAGTTGCACTTGGTAAACTGCTTTTGGAATTATACCACCAAATACTTCTTTCCATTTTTCCATATCTTTTATCTCTCCTAATATCGAATTTTGTACACTTTCCTATTGGACACCCTTATTTCAAGAGTCGCTCCTCCTGTTGTACTACCTGGACGAGCAACAACTGTTGTTCCATCACTCAACTTACCGACTTTTCCTGATCCATATTTTGTTTGAATTTCTTTAACGTCGATAGGATTGAGGGCATCAAAATCCCTAATTGTCTGTTCAAAATCACCTGTTGATTCAAAGTTCCTAGCAACGCCTTTTCCGTTAGTAGTTTCTGGCAAGCCGTCAATTATATCATCAATTGTCTTACTACCACTCTGGTATGCTAAACACATAGGAATCAAAGCAGTCTTTTTCTATCTATTGCTTTTATTTCATTCCTATACCACAATTATCCTGTAATAGATAGAGGTGTGCGTCACCACTCTTGAAGCACTTGTGACTTCGTTCATTGAGACTGCTCCCTCTGCTTTGCAGGATTTTGCGTATTAGCTGGATGTTGACAGCATTTGTGCTGTACTTCGTATATCTAACCAGATTGTAACCCGCATTGAAGTGAGGATTCTATCTACTTACAATTCACATTAGAAAGGATTTCAATTATGTACATCGTAGGCATTGATATTGGCAAAAATCATCATGAAGCATCCATTGTTTCACCTGAAGGGAAACAAATCGGACATTC
It encodes the following:
- a CDS encoding M56 family metallopeptidase yields the protein MSSFFLKIVNMSIAASWLILAVVLLRVVLKKAPKWINVLLWGIVAFRLICPFSFESALSLIPSAETISPEIMMDWTPEISTGVSSIDKVVNPIITDTFAPEPIASANPLQLLIPVLAIGWAIGIIAMLVYAAVSYFRLQKKVGASLSVRDNIWICDDIQTPFILGFFKPSIYIPSGTDEAQLPYIIAHENAHLKRCDHWWKPLGYLVLAIHWFNPLVWIAYILLCRDIELACDEKVIRGLNQNESISYSEALLSCSVNRRTVMVCPLAFGEVGVKERVKNVLNYKKPAFWIVAIAVVSSIVLGVCFLTNPSSFPVKLDSVQISKASTMDFRTNIGPTTFQLSAAEIDELSSRIKNLKIGHKDQSLQGHTPFYSLHVDTKENDRITFSGFDSNGNQAAILYENVYYRITDSDFISYLQRICAGETRTESINETNVDTAIHNAIMEHNSDRYYKGVFACESHTVLATEAGGAANSEENETLTVYVLTLYEEYNLSEEGIESVGGGCGPVALTFNVTENGYELSEYWEPGDGSQYSDDIRKKFPEDILDEVWNPQDYVDAMTAENEQKALEFSAQK
- a CDS encoding BlaI/MecI/CopY family transcriptional regulator produces the protein MAEMKMGVVESHFADIIWANEPLHSRELVKLCEKELNWNRSTTYTILRKLCERGIFQNNGGIVSSVLSKNDFYAVQSEQFVDETFEGSLPAFIAAFTQRKGISQQEAAEIRRMIDAAAGKE
- a CDS encoding GH25 family lysozyme: MNDKRKIIEIFIIVAIVAALAAVATFFVIKSAKNEAKGSSQMTETATEDSSDKEDPQHTGDNAGSMSVTSDDGASADETQILSASSVAENSNLTFGIDVSKYQGTIKWDKVAAGGIDFAMIRVGYRTQKTGEMCVDTNARYNMQEAQKNGIKVGVYFFSSAVNETEAIEEADWVADYISKYQITYPVAFDCEGFTDSASRQYGMSSEARTKVAEAFLQEIYNKGYTPMFYAAMNELSANSQWDTKTLESRYKIWVSQYPDTAYPETPQSSYEGTHAMWQYTNKGKVSGIDKPVDLNVAYFGFDETESAKNGDAADDATADPEANMKFSDVNETVTAKESVNLRDIPSQGNDSTIKVTLNNGDTATRTGVSDSGWSRVEYNGQTYYAISNYLTTDMNYVVPGQDGSGSGDGLKTKFKECNDTVTAKIEVNLRALPSVTNPDATVVATIKNGETVTRTGINEEFGWSRVEYNGQTLYCVTSYLSVQ
- a CDS encoding flotillin family protein, with amino-acid sequence MQDISIIGIIVTVVVLVILLFMAIGYVKAPPDMAYIISGVKKKSKVVIGKASIRIPFFERLDKLNLRLIPIDVKTSNAVPTADYININVDATVNVKISNNPEKLRLAAENFLNKNTEYIAGVAREVLEGNVREIVGKMKLEEMVSDRQKFANLVKENAEPDLAAMGLDIISFNVQNFVDGNEVIENLGIDNIVKIKKAAAIARAESERDIKVAQASADKESNDAAVAAQTEIAKKQNELAIKKSELQMEADTKKAMADAAYDIQKEEQRKTIEVATANADIAKQEREIELKQKEVAVTEQSLEAEVKKKAEANKYAAQQQAEAQLYQRQKEAEARQFEAQRQAEAQKAEAEAMRYAKEQEAAGIRAVGEAEASAIQAKGIAEAEAMEKKAEAYAKYNKAAVAEMMIKVLPDIAAKVAEPLGQIDKITIIGGGDGENGVGKVAGNVPVVMAKVFESMKEATGIDLSEIINADSYDAKVNRNVNVTGLDGVNLVVNADTDKNGEKTEN
- a CDS encoding SUKH-3 domain-containing protein is translated as MIRKKYDEIGLEYPEVVDKFLKEYGMLNINPRDKCYFDVSFNAIKAIGCNLDGSYFKECLAEYDINETVYPIGEACRKNLLVLMTLTESFYCFTDGLLLFLGGSVDEMLDCIVGECRKPIEIE